The DNA window CGGTTTAGATCCCGATCACGAGCGAGGTCGGTTTGACTtccccatatatatatatatatatatataattcatcGGCCTTCACCGAAGACACACCAAAATCTATGGTTTTTGCCTCTTCTTGTTGCTGCATCGCCACCATAGTCTTCTCTATCCTGAGCGCCGGCGCGCATCAGCGaacgggagagcaggtctctaAAACTTTTCGTCTTTGGAATCCTGCACcaggagagggcgaataagatTTTTGGGAAGCGTTTTTGCGCGACTGCTCAAAATCTTCACCACGGCACGTCTTCCACCCAACTCCGTCGCCTCACGGGCCAACCGCCTTCGTCGTCTCCAGCAGCGGCGGTTCGTCGTCGTCAATCCTCCAGCCAAACCTCAGTACATGTTCTGTGATCTGATCTGTTCCTTAAGCAGTATCCTGAGTTACTGGCTATGCTGTTTATACTCACTAGTATGTTAGACTTATGCATGCTAGTTCCTGTGTTTATCATGATTTATTTCATAACAGAATTTAATATTGCATCTACCTATATTCTTAACATCTATTAACATCTAATATGATAGGTATGCATCCATGACACTGCTGATATGTCAATTAGGATATAATAAGATCACGATAATTGGGGTACAATTATAGAACGAAAAGCAGAACCGGTAATCGAACCGGTCATGCTACTGATTCACTGGTTCAATGGTCTAACCCGTGGTTCACTATTTATCAGTATAGTATGAATTTCTCATAACTTGTATTGAAAATATGTAAGTTTTCGATCATATATGAAATAAAATTTATCCAAACATAACGCATATAGTATAAAATATGAGATAACATGATAATACCGCAATAGTCTATTGTCCAAAGTTCTAAATCAGTGTCCAAACATCGAATTAATCAATGCTTCACTGGAAAACCGGTTCACTTGTTCACGGTTCAATGGAAAACCGGTCAGTTCGCACTGTTCAATTGCATGACCGATCTTTTGGTTTGAACCAAACCTATTGTCATCGGTTCATGACTTTTCCGGTCCAACTAGTGAACCAGGTCTGTTTTTTGTTCTACGGGTACAATGTGAACGTAGTAGGCTCTACTCTACAAGATTGATGAGAGTAGCAAACTAGTTAATGAACATTTATATTATAACGTACGTCACGAGTTCATTTCATCTTGCTTCTCTATTTTTCATAAGTCAAAGTAGTTCTTTGCGGAACTCCCGCCTTTGTGTTTGTTGTTTATCACAGCTACAAAAATGGACTTTCATTCCGTGACTCAGTACTGGTTAACTTTTGGTCCGGTACTAAAATTGCCACGGATCCATTTTAGTACCGGGTTCAAATTTAAAAGCTTTCGAAGCTATTTTAGTACTGGGTTAAGACATCGGCCTGTAGTAAATGTCGCATTTTAGTACCGGCCGGTGTTTTGACCTGGTACTAAAATGACTCGGCAGTACCGGTCAGTGACACCACCCGATACTAAATGGTGACATAAATGGTGACATTTAGTACTGGGAGTTGTCTTGATCCCATACTAAATGGTCATTTACGGATTACATTAAAAGGAATGTATCTCCCATCCAATCATATATGATGTATACATAGGATGATAAGGAAGCAATGTGCGAGGCTAGAGGTCGTGGGTTCGAATCTTTTAGTAATGAATATTTTAGCCGGTACTAAATAGTATGGCATTTAGTACGGACCGGGTGGCACTGATCAGCCGCCTAGGAAAGGTCAGTTCCGTAGCAACGCGTGTGAGCTCCATCGAGTATACTACTTACCAAATACTATACTAATCGCAAATGCTACGTGTGTGAACGTATGTAGTTGCGTGTGTAGGATCAAATATAATTGACGCGCAAACTAAGGTAGTACGTACACATCAATTGCAAAAACCATAGAGAACGCATCATCATGAAGGGAAGGGAAGTGACCAAGGCTTGATCAATTGTCAACGAACGGCAATGCAGATTTTACGCGTCTCCATGTCAACTCTGTGTGCTTGTGCTATACTGGTACTAGTCAACTAGTCAAGCGCATGCGATTTATTACCCCCGTTGAGGAATTATACAAAACTGCTAAAAATGTCAGCGGCCTGTATTAACTGCAACCGCAATCAGCTTATGTAATTCCCACATGATTTACTACATCAAAATTTGTTTACTTTTGCCCAAACAAAGTAGCTAGTATTATGCACCACGAAACCACCGTAATTGTATCCTTAACTAATTTACCATACGCATACatggttttattttaaaataaataaataaataaataaatactaGATGCACATCCTCAAAACTCGTATAAATCGAGCAGTCATCTATAGTCCTCTCTACAACGACGCGTGAATGAAGAAAAGTAGATAAAAAAATGGCGATTTTAAGTACTATGTGATGAAACAACATAAATACACTAGTGTAACAAGGAAATTTTCTGCGTGTTGGGCGGGTAGAAACCATTATATAAATGGGTACAGGGGCCCAGAAATGGCAGGCAGGACCCCGACAAGCAAAGcaaccgcccgccggccgccttgGACAGCCAAGGCAGCAGGCCAAACGCACCAGACGAAgcagctgcagcctgcagcgCACGGGCATGGCTACTGCAGCCACGGccggctcctcctcgccgcccacGCCGCACGCCGATGATTCGCCGGagccgccgctccccggcgaGAAGGTGTACGTGGCCGTGGGGAGGGAGGTGGCCGAGTCCAGGGCCACGCTGCTCTGGGCGCTGCACAAGTTCCCccgtggcgccggcgccggcgccgcctccttCGTGCTGCTCCATGTCTACTCGCCTCCCAAGCTCCTGCCCTTCCGTACGTCCCTCGCCCTCttcttccgcttcctcttctccactGCAAATGGAAAGGTCTTCCTGTTCAGTGTTCACTGCTGCAAATGGAAAGGTCTTTTCTTCAGACTTCAGGAGATGATATGGTTGACTGTTTTCTCATGCCAATCATGTGTTTGTGTTGTAGCTTCAATTCGTGTAATTTCACAGTTCGCCTATCTGTTTAACAGCCGTCAAAATTGGACTTCTTTACATGATCCAAGTATCTAATAGCTTCATGTCCGAATATTCCTGCAAATTTACCTGCACTAGAGTTCCACTGTGTGGCTGTGTGCAATAAAGCCCAATTTAACTCAAAGAGGGGAACTTCATTTGCCGGTTGCAGCACTATTCGTATTATATAAATTGGGCTCCGTGTTGGAATAAATATATAGTGATTTTCAGATTCCTGGTTCTAATTTTGATTCCAATTCCATGTATGTGAATGCACATGTTTTGATGTTTATGCTCCAATATTGTGCACAGTGGGTGCCAGGATTCCAGCTGCCCAGGTTGGGGAGCAGGAGCTAGCTGCATACAAGGAGATGGAACTACAAAGAGTCAATGACAGTTTGGATCAATACCTACACTTATGCGCACAAGGAAGGGTCTGCTGCTCTGCTTCTCCCACACAATTAATTATGACATTCCACATTTTCATTCCTAGAAATGGAGAAACTGCAAAATAATCATTTGCAGCACAAATGTACCTATGCATGATTTAATCACAGGATGTCATCAGACTAATCCATCATGTTAACTCACTGCACTATACATCTCGCAGATACATGCTGAGAAGTTGGTAGTTGAATCAGATGATGTTGCACAGGGACTAGTGGAGCTCATTTCTGAGCATCATGTTACTGCACTTGTTATGGGGGCAGCATCTGATAAGCATTATACAAAGTATGTGCCAAAGTTCTGAATGATATTTTTACTGCAGTAACACTTCTATGTATGATAACTATAGATAAGCGTTTCCTAATCATAGCGAGGACCCATGTATTTAAAAGGTTGTGGATTCATACATATTCTTAAGAGAAATGTTGGTTTGCAGTCTATTAGATAAACGACTAGCCAATGCTTTGCTTAGGAAGAAACTTTCATGTTTCTACTACTTTTCTAACTCTGAATAATAAGATATTCCCTATTGGTTCACTAAAAGCTAACTCCTGGTTTCAAGAGTTCAGGAAAATGAAGATTCCGAAGTCCAGGAAAGCACGATTCGTAGAACTGCAAGCAGATCCTTCATGCAAAATTTGGTTTATTTGCAAGGGAACACTGGTTTGCCATAGGTATGGTTCGTGAGCTGAGGATACACTTTAATTTTGTGCTTGCAGTTGCAATGACTCTTTCTAGGCTTCAGTCCATTTGCGTGTGTAAAATCAGTAAAAACATTAATGTATAGATACCTTGAAACGAACTTGATTTTTTTTCCGTTTCCTCTACACTAGGAAAGCTGTTCAGCTTAGCCATGAAGAAATGCAGGAATGTAGACAAAGCTCTGGGGTCACACATTATTCTGTGGACAAATCAGCAAGTCTGTCAGAAATGTGGTGTGTTGCAAACACATGGCTATGCAAATCAATCGGGGAACAACGGATTGAAAGGACTTCTTCAGACCCGTTCTACATCAGTGAGAAGGTACTGATGGTGCTGAAATTATGTCAAACATAAAATCAAGCAACGAAGAAGCtacatttattaatttataaagAAAGATTTGAAGGCTGGTTGGTACATGATAGTCAACATGCATAACTCATAGCATCATGATGAAACAGTCAATGATTCAACCTGCACCTAAAATGTGCTCCATGATGAATTACTTGACAGATACACTAAGATGATCTTTTAGATCATACCACTTTAGCTGGTAGTCTTGATCTTTAAATCAACTTCTAGAATTGCAGTGTCTTAACAGCATTGGCTTACCTAGTGTCATGCATCAGCAATATCTTAGTTTTGTATTTCCATAATCGACAAAAACATGATGTGTGAAATTGATCTCTTGCAGGGCAACGTTGAAGAAACTTATGAGTCCTACGATAATTTCCAGCATATCCTCAGGGAGCTAGAGAGTGTAAGGCAAGAAGCTTATGAAGAGAAATGCAGACGTGAGAAAGCGGAAAGAGAGTTATTTGAGGCTTTACAGAAAGTAATTATCTTAATTTATAGTTATCATTCACATTGCACTCACAATATATTAGAGGACTTAATTGACTTGCATTGCTGTTTGCTAGCGAGGTTAATACCAGAGTAATTTTTTTACTGTGCATGCAAAGTACTTTCAGAAACATAACGGTGGATTAAAAAACTGGAGACATTACTCTGGATAAGTAGCGGCTACAGGCTTAAACTGTGAACAAAGTTCTTTATTGTGTCGCACTGAATTTCCTCAACAGGCACAAGCCTCTGAAAATTTGTACCTCCGTGAAATGAAGCAAAAGAATGAACTGGAAGAAAAGCTGACAACAATAATGGAAGAAATTGAGAGTCTCACAGTAAGGACCGATGAACTTTGTGCAAAACTTCAAGGGGAACGTGAGCAAAGAATGGTCCTGGAGAAGAGAGGTGCCCATTCTGACCGTATCATCAAGGATTTGATGTTGCAGCGTGACAAAGCGCTGAGAGAGACAGAAATGCTACGTGCGAAGAAAGGAGAGTCTAGTGCAACTGCAGAGGGGATGATGCACATTACAGAGTTATCCTACTCAGAGATTAAGGAAGCAACTAATGACTTTGACCATTCAATGAAGATTGGAGAAAGTGTATATGGAAGTGTATACAAGGGCTTTCTCCGGCACACCAACGTAGCTATAAAGAAGTTGAATCCTGAAACTACACCGACACAGTCACAGTTCAGTCAAGAGGTTGAATTCTCAGTTCTAACCACTTGCCTTCGTATAAACTGCATTTTGTTGGTTCGTATAAACTGTCCTGCAGATGCTTAAAGTCTTTCCTGCTTGACAGGTGGAAATTCTCAGCAGGGTGCGGCATCCAAACCTTGTCACTCTTATAGGAGCATGCAAGGATGCTCAAGCCCTTGTCTATGAGTACATGCCAAATGGAAGCTTGGATGACCGGCTGGCTTGCAAAGATAATTCCAAGCCTCTCAGTTGGCAGTTACGAACCCGTATCGCTTCTAACATTTGCTCTGCGCTAATTTTCCTCCATTCTAATAAGCCTCATAGCATTGTTCACAGTGACCTGAAAGCATCTAACATTCTTCTCGATGGAAATAATGTAGCTAAACTCAGTGGTTTTGGTGTAAGCCAAATATTGACTGATCAGTTCAAGGCCACAACTACTCTATACCGTTATACCCACCCAAAGGGTTCTTTTGTGTATATTGATCCTGAATACCTTATCTCTGGTGACCTGACACCCCAATCTGATGTATATTCTTTTGGCATCGTACTCCTACGCCTTTTAACTGGAAGATCAGGATTTGGTCTATTGAAAGAAGTGCAGGAGGCTATGGAAAAGGGTTGTTTGCAAGCAATATTAGATTCATCTGCTGGTGAATGGCCTGCCATGCATGCTGAGCAGTTGGCTGAGTTAGGTTTGAGATGCTGTAAAATAAGAAGGAAAAATCGTCCTGACCTGCAAACAGAGGCTTGGACTGTACTTGAACCAATGTTCAAGTCTGCTTCGACAATGCTATGTTCATTGTCATTTAAATCAGTATCAGAAGACCTTGGTGGTGTGCCATCCTACTTCATATGTCCAATACTGCAGGTGAGTTGTACATTTTGCTTAGCGAATATAATTCCCTTCCTGTGATTCCCTATTTTTTACTGTAAAACATCTGGAGTGAAACATCTGGCTGGCCTTTAAATATTGCTTTAACTTTTCTGTTATGTTTATTATTCATAGTCATTTTACCAAAAAAATGCGTAGCCAGAATTTGAGATTCCGATGTTGTTCTATCTTGTTTCACCTTTGCATTTATGTGTTACAGGATGTCATGAGGGACCCTCTAATTGCTGCAGATGGTTTTACCTATGAAGCTGACGCAATAAGGGAATGGCTGGACAGTGGCCATCAGACATCACCCATGACAAACCTTGAGCTACCCCACCGTGATCTTTTGCCCAATCATGCTCTGCGCTCTGCAATTCAAGAATGGCTGCAGACAAATGGAGATTAATGTCTGTCTTCTTATCAGGGAACATAAAAGGTGTTTGGAGGAGGGTGATTGATATTGGAATTTTCAGGATTTGGTTCAAATTTAGACTAAATCTTAAGGATTTAAATCAGATTCCCTCCTACCCAACCATGGCCTTAGCAAGGAGATCAGTGCAGATAACATGTTATGCTGTAAGATGTGTTTCTGTGCTACATCATGTTAATAGGCACTACAACAAGAATAAAGAAATACACACAAGGAAAAAAAAGGCTTTCCTGTGTCGAGCCATATACGCTGGTCTTGTTTTCGAGCTATACATTTGAAAATAAAATATAATGAACCGGTGCTTAATGTTGGACAGGATTTTACATGATGTAAACTGTTTTGGTGATCACCCTGTGTGAGTTCTGAATAATGGCAGACTGGCCATGCATACTGCTTGAGTGAATATTAAATATGGCAGGGACCTCTCTGACAACTGGTAATGGAAGCAAAATGACAGTCTCATTGGACTATAAGGTTCATACTACCCGGTTCCCAAAGAAAAATGTCAAAATTTAtggccatatatatatatatatattagtgtTCTAAACTTGTGCTATTAGAACTTATAGCCATTCCCAATATATATATGGTAGCACATTGATATACTGTCTGATCTGAAAGTTTGAGGAAAATATGTGTCAAAAGTACCTGTGTAATTTAATCTCGTGATGACCTTCCATCAGTAATTTCCATTTGTTGATTACAGAACGTCATGGGGGTAGACAAAAAAGATCTTCGTTTGAAAGTCGTGTCCAGTGCCCAGGTTTGTCAAAGTCTCACCCCTGTGCAAATCACAGGAAATTCAGAAAGGCACGATGTCACAGTCTCAGGCGACTGACCAAAGCTGCCAGTAGCAATCTGCTCAGAAGAAACTAACAAAAAGGAATTGCGCGTGACGAAAGCAACTGGGATGGATCCTCTGAAGCCGGTTATCAGGAACTACCTGTGGGTGCCTTGCATTTGCAATTGAATCGTGAATCGTCCGTCTGTCTGATCGGAATTTCGACCTGAACTATTGCAAGAATTATCTTCTTCCAACGTAGCAGCCGTTCAACGCCATGACCATGAGTAACTCCCATGGAGCTTCCAATGCAAAGAAGTTTCGGCCTCAATCTTCACGTCGCCCAGCTCGAAGAATGATACCGGTATATGCTCTTCAGTCCGTGTTAAAAAAATCTGAAGGAGATGTCCTGACGTGGATTACTGTATTGACAGCTTTGAGAGCAAGAATGCTTTGAAAGGCACTGCTGGAGAAAGAACAAGGTCCAAATGTCCAATCGTCATTCACCAGTGCGCCAGAATTCAAAGCTCCCATACCAGACAGACATATTATGGACATTTCTTCTGCAGCTTGAAAGCAACCTGCTTTGATGCTGTGAAAGCATGACTGCCTTGCCGGCCAGGGAGATGCGATAAAACTGTGATAATCGCCATCTAATGGGACGACTTCATCGCGAAGCATCAAAAGTCAGTCGCCAAGGACACGCATGTACTTCAACTTCTTGGATTGGTGTAGAAATTTTTCGCACAACTCATAGGCCATACTGAAACTTTGAGACAACCACGCTAGCTTCCAACCGATTTCCATAGCTGAATAAAAACCTTTTCCTTTTGCAAATCACAAAGACGATGATGGAAATTACTCAAAGAATTGGTTACTGAAACAGAATACCACAAACGAGTGTTGTAATTTGAGTTGGCTACTGAAAATTTTTCCTAAATTGAAGCAAGACCTACGCTATATACTTTGGGCACGTAGCCAGATACTGACCTGACGTGCTCGATGATGCTGTACACGGTACCCCACCATAAGTAAACCAAATCCACGGCCACACTTCCAGCCTCTCCTCTTATTTAGCTCTCTCTGAACTGACAATTCCTAGGAATAACAAGGCACAAAAGGAATGAGGACGACGCTGATACCAATACCAATACCATGCAGTTGAAGTAAAAAGTGTCGCGACACAAAAAAGGTAATTACCTCACTTTCCCCTGTTCAGGACATGCTCCTGCTGAAGCAGATGGCAAAGGCAGAATCTTAGCTTGATTCCTGAAGGTACATGTAGGGAGCAAGCTGAGAAAGATGGATGAGGAAGAGGTACATATTGCGGtggggaagaattcaagaaaggAGAAAGCTAACATACTATGGGCTGCAGTGAATTTCCCGAGGGCCACCATAGTTCTTGTCCATGTTCACTGGCCCTCTAAGTGGATGCCTTTCAGTAAGATCTTTATAATCTTTCAGGCAAATCCTTTCCATTCTTTGTGCTGCGATTCATTTCATTCGGTTATTTTTCTGCATGCTGAATAGAAAGTCTATGGTCATCCGATCAATACTAGAAAGGATTAAAAACTACTGATTGATAGAAGGAGATGATTGATAGGCACCGTAGCTTCCAAAACTCCCAACTTTATGCACAAGGGACACCTGGAGTTCTCTGTTCCAGATGTAATTTCTACTTTGTTCCCCCGCTCTCTAAACTTTGTGCCCTTGGCACACCATTTGTACCGCGGTGCTTGCACCGTCCATTACCGGCTTCCGCCAGGATCAGTGGTAAAGTGATCAGGTGGGGATCCTCATCCCCCGTCGTTGCCTCAAAAAATGATTGCATAACACGACCATAGGCATTAACAGCGTACACAAGTTTAAGCACAAATACCAGCAATACAATAGCTATGCTCGATGACCATAGGCATTAACAGAGGGTACTGTCATGAGGCATGAGCTGCACCTTATTGTTTCTCTCCTATCGTCTAACTGCAGTGGGTGGCAAAGTTCTATACAAGTTTGCTGATGAAAAGGAGAAGGAGATGCATAGAGGCAGAGAAACGAAAGCTATGGTCAACATGTTATCACAGTACAAAAATCTGTGTGGTACAAGAAAGGTAATGCTACATTatcaatttatttttgagttcaGATTCGTAGAAGTCAGATTATAGCAGCGCTTATTTGGGTTTATCTGGGAAAACATTCTACTCTGATGCTTAAAATTCTTGTTACTTTTGCCTCGGGACCTTCTAATTTCTCCATGCTAAGTTAGTACGCTAAACTGTTATTACTAGTACATATGCATGTCTGTGGCCCTCCTTACCAGGGAAAAGGAAATGAGTTACACTTTAAATCCTAGACGTTCCTCTTTGATATACTATTTGAACACCATCTGCGATTGTAAATAAACTGTCTAGCAGTACCataaattgaatattttatttAATCTACACCAACAGTTAAGCAAACAAGTCATGTGGAGCAAGGAAGAAAATTAATATTGCAATAGGCTCCTGAAACTTACGATAATTTTATTTCTCAGGGAACATGCTTTGAAACAAGTATGTGTTCCTGCAGGTTAGCGCACATTACCTTACACATGATGACACTGTTGCTGGTGTTGTGAACCTGGTAAAGAAGCTCAAAATTAAGAGAATCGTCATTGGTTCAAGGTTAGAACTGAATCTGCACATCAAGCAACTCCATAAAAAACATCTCTTCACATATGCTGCTCTTTGTACATCCTGTAAACAGAATAGACTAATGTTCTATCTTAGCATGAAACTAAACCAAATTGTATACAGGAACATGTCAAGGCAAGTGGCTCTTCGCCAATGCTGTCAGGTTTGGGTGGTGCTCAATGGCAAACACATCTCCACCAGGTATAACTGAGATCTACTAGTTAGTGGCAGATGGCCTACTATCATTAACCTCTGGATCACATTTGGAAATGACTTGATGCATACGATTATTTCTAAATCCAGCAATGATCACTTGGAGCACAGTGGAAATATTGGATATGGAGGGAGCTCAGATATTTTAGCATCTATACATGAGCTAGGTGAGGAATCTGATGGCTACATGACACCACCAAGTGACCTCGTAAGTAAATTTCCAGTGGAGAATTGCCATTCACAAAAATAATAGCCATTTCTACCAAGTTATAGTCATAATTCAAAGTCAGTTCTAATTTCTGTTGTACTATCATATTTGATTGATTTCAGGCAGATGAAAGCATGGATGAGGAGGAGCTGAatgaaatggatgattctgatCAATTAGTAATGGTATGCTTTCCAATAGTTATGCTTTTAGGGTAACTTCTAGGATATGTGCATTCAAAGTATCTTCTTTTAGGATATGTGCATTCAAAGTATCTTCTTTTAGAAATGCTCCGTAAATGCCGTTTAAGTTCACTGTCTACTTAAGTATGTTTAGGAGGCCTTAATTTATGTAATTATGTTCACAGTGTAGCCTTAAAGGAATATATGTTTCTTACCTCATGTAGTAATAATCCACCATATTTATTGTGATTTCTGAAGGCAGCAGTTTTTGTAGGTACAATACATTGATTGCTTCCACCATGTTGTGCAGGAAGATGAAACAATGACTGAACAAGGCACAGAGGAATCAGTCGCTTCCGACGTGATGGAAGACTCTGCTGAAGA is part of the Panicum hallii strain FIL2 chromosome 2, PHallii_v3.1, whole genome shotgun sequence genome and encodes:
- the LOC112879642 gene encoding U-box domain-containing protein 33-like — its product is MGTGAQKWQAGPRQAKQPPAGRLGQPRQQAKRTRRSSCSLQRTGMATAATAGSSSPPTPHADDSPEPPLPGEKVYVAVGREVAESRATLLWALHKFPRGAGAGAASFVLLHVYSPPKLLPFLGARIPAAQVGEQELAAYKEMELQRVNDSLDQYLHLCAQGRIHAEKLVVESDDVAQGLVELISEHHVTALVMGAASDKHYTKKMKIPKSRKARFVELQADPSCKIWFICKGTLVCHRKAVQLSHEEMQECRQSSGVTHYSVDKSASLSEMWCVANTWLCKSIGEQRIERTSSDPFYISEKGNVEETYESYDNFQHILRELESVRQEAYEEKCRREKAERELFEALQKAQASENLYLREMKQKNELEEKLTTIMEEIESLTVRTDELCAKLQGEREQRMVLEKRGAHSDRIIKDLMLQRDKALRETEMLRAKKGESSATAEGMMHITELSYSEIKEATNDFDHSMKIGESVYGSVYKGFLRHTNVAIKKLNPETTPTQSQFSQEVEILSRVRHPNLVTLIGACKDAQALVYEYMPNGSLDDRLACKDNSKPLSWQLRTRIASNICSALIFLHSNKPHSIVHSDLKASNILLDGNNVAKLSGFGVSQILTDQFKATTTLYRYTHPKGSFVYIDPEYLISGDLTPQSDVYSFGIVLLRLLTGRSGFGLLKEVQEAMEKGCLQAILDSSAGEWPAMHAEQLAELGLRCCKIRRKNRPDLQTEAWTVLEPMFKSASTMLCSLSFKSVSEDLGGVPSYFICPILQDVMRDPLIAADGFTYEADAIREWLDSGHQTSPMTNLELPHRDLLPNHALRSAIQEWLQTNGD